One Microbacterium marinum genomic window carries:
- a CDS encoding DUF2017 family protein, whose translation MSGPRITLELSLLEAAHLADLVGQFDELLASGPVGDPAVDRLSPAAYRDDEAASAEFRRLTEGDLHARRRADAALMRASLRHRGAVPLIDDLDRAEAEESLTVVLDAEATSAWLKTLAALRLVLASRLGIVDDDDHEGGDPRYGVYDWLGYRLDGLVQALGS comes from the coding sequence ATGAGCGGGCCGCGGATCACCCTCGAGCTCAGTCTGCTCGAGGCGGCACACCTCGCCGATCTGGTCGGACAGTTCGACGAGCTCCTCGCATCCGGGCCGGTCGGCGATCCCGCCGTCGATCGGTTGTCCCCCGCCGCGTACCGAGACGATGAGGCGGCCTCGGCGGAGTTTCGGCGCCTGACCGAGGGTGACCTGCACGCCCGTCGTCGAGCGGATGCCGCACTCATGCGTGCGAGCCTGCGTCATCGGGGTGCGGTCCCGCTCATCGACGATCTCGACCGGGCGGAGGCGGAGGAGTCGCTCACGGTGGTCCTCGACGCGGAGGCGACATCGGCCTGGCTGAAGACCCTGGCGGCGCTTCGACTGGTGCTCGCGAGTCGCCTGGGGATCGTCGACGATGACGACCACGAGGGCGGGGATCCCCGCTACGGCGTGTACGACTGGCTCGGGTACCGGCTCGACGGTCTCGTGCAGGCGCTGGGTTCCTGA
- the clpS gene encoding ATP-dependent Clp protease adapter ClpS → MSTAMPMEDLHVDLRAASSGPWQTVVWNDPVNLMGYVVHVFRTYFGYSAEEANRLMLAVHHDGRAIVAEGGREQMELHTQAMHDYGLWATVQQAGT, encoded by the coding sequence ATGTCGACCGCGATGCCGATGGAGGATCTGCACGTCGATCTCCGAGCCGCCTCCTCGGGTCCGTGGCAGACCGTGGTCTGGAACGATCCGGTGAACCTCATGGGGTATGTGGTCCACGTGTTCCGCACGTACTTCGGCTACTCCGCTGAGGAGGCCAACCGGCTGATGCTCGCGGTGCACCACGACGGCCGCGCGATCGTCGCCGAGGGCGGGCGCGAGCAGATGGAACTCCACACTCAGGCGATGCACGACTACGGGCTGTGGGCCACGGTCCAGCAGGCGGGGACATGA
- a CDS encoding PLP-dependent aminotransferase family protein, with the protein MDSRIGARALSAALGGWRTRMPTYEALADGIRLLCLDNRLAAYTALPAERELAQILEVSRTTVAAAYRSLRRSGHIESARGSGSVTLPQARRASGRVLSGADGIDLQQASPAAWPGLAGVIADAAADAASLVGRPGYDIVGSTALRAAIADRYTARGIPTTVEQILVTNGGQHAIHLVTAGLLSRGDIALMETPTYPHAAEAVRATGARLTGLPVSTDSGWDLDRAEQAFRRARPTIGYLMPWFQNPTGRSMDARDIATIRAAAARAGTTLVLDETTAELAIDPSGVPEGDFGIGAVRIGSLGKSVWGGLRIGWVRADAALVRRLVGLRPHRDLGTPELEQAIAARLLRMMPEILPQRAALLRTGRDTVVAELRTRLPEWHVPDVAGGVSLWVGLDAPLSGALVMAARDRGVHLSAGPRFALDGGHDGHLRIPFTAPPRQLRDAVDVLAQVWPSVRAGAPAEATDVMAAIV; encoded by the coding sequence ATGGATTCGCGCATCGGTGCCCGCGCCCTCTCCGCTGCGCTGGGCGGCTGGCGGACCAGGATGCCGACCTACGAGGCCCTGGCCGACGGAATCCGCCTGCTGTGCCTGGACAACCGACTCGCCGCCTACACCGCGCTCCCCGCCGAGCGCGAGCTCGCGCAGATCCTGGAGGTCAGCCGCACGACGGTCGCCGCCGCATACCGGAGCCTCCGACGCAGCGGTCACATCGAGAGCGCGCGCGGCTCGGGCAGCGTGACCCTGCCCCAGGCGCGACGCGCCTCGGGGCGGGTGCTCTCGGGTGCCGACGGCATCGACCTCCAGCAGGCCAGCCCCGCAGCGTGGCCCGGGCTCGCGGGGGTGATCGCCGACGCCGCCGCCGATGCCGCCTCCCTGGTGGGACGGCCCGGCTACGACATCGTCGGGAGCACCGCGCTGCGTGCGGCGATCGCCGATCGCTATACGGCCCGCGGCATCCCCACCACCGTCGAGCAGATCCTCGTCACCAACGGCGGTCAGCATGCGATCCACCTCGTCACCGCGGGACTGCTCAGCCGCGGCGACATCGCCCTCATGGAGACGCCGACCTATCCCCACGCAGCGGAGGCCGTGCGTGCCACCGGCGCGCGGCTCACGGGCCTGCCCGTCAGCACCGACAGCGGTTGGGACCTCGATCGCGCCGAGCAGGCATTCCGCCGCGCGCGCCCGACCATCGGCTACCTGATGCCGTGGTTCCAGAATCCGACCGGTCGGTCGATGGACGCGCGGGACATCGCGACGATCCGCGCGGCCGCCGCGCGAGCGGGGACGACGCTCGTGCTGGACGAGACGACCGCGGAGCTCGCCATCGACCCCTCGGGCGTCCCGGAGGGAGACTTCGGCATCGGAGCCGTCCGGATCGGGTCGCTCGGGAAGTCCGTGTGGGGCGGACTCCGCATCGGATGGGTCCGCGCGGATGCGGCGCTCGTGCGCCGGCTGGTCGGGCTCCGCCCGCACCGCGATCTCGGCACGCCCGAGCTCGAGCAGGCCATCGCTGCGCGTCTGCTGCGGATGATGCCCGAGATCCTGCCCCAGCGTGCCGCGCTGCTGCGGACCGGACGTGACACCGTCGTCGCGGAGCTGCGCACGCGCCTTCCCGAGTGGCACGTGCCCGACGTCGCGGGGGGAGTCTCGCTCTGGGTCGGGCTCGACGCACCGCTCAGCGGCGCACTCGTGATGGCGGCGCGTGATCGGGGCGTGCACCTCTCCGCGGGCCCGCGCTTCGCCCTCGACGGCGGCCACGACGGTCATCTCCGCATTCCCTTCACGGCGCCTCCGCGGCAGCTCCGCGACGCGGTCGACGTCCTCGCCCAGGTGTGGCCTTCGGTGCGCGCAGGCGCCCCCGCTGAGGCGACCGACGTGATGGCCGCGATCGTCTGA
- the msrA gene encoding peptide-methionine (S)-S-oxide reductase MsrA → MTTYVLAGGCFWCLDAAYRALEGVSEVESGYVGGTAVAPTYEQVCTGTTGHAEAVRVTFDPDVIPADVILDAFFTMHDPRQLNRQGNDVGTQYRSAMFPADDEQRAEFARALERASEFWDGGIVTTTEPLTTFYPAEEYHQDFFAKNPGQGYCLAVAVPKVNKVRARFAEYVKA, encoded by the coding sequence ATGACGACGTACGTTCTTGCCGGCGGATGCTTCTGGTGCCTGGATGCCGCCTATCGCGCTCTGGAAGGAGTCAGCGAGGTGGAGTCGGGCTACGTGGGAGGCACGGCCGTCGCCCCGACCTACGAGCAGGTATGCACCGGGACGACCGGACACGCCGAGGCCGTGAGAGTCACCTTCGATCCCGACGTGATCCCCGCCGACGTCATCCTCGACGCGTTCTTCACGATGCACGATCCGCGCCAGCTGAACCGCCAGGGCAACGACGTGGGAACCCAGTACCGCTCCGCGATGTTCCCGGCCGACGACGAGCAGCGCGCGGAGTTCGCGCGGGCCCTCGAACGCGCGTCCGAGTTCTGGGACGGCGGGATCGTCACGACGACCGAGCCCCTGACCACCTTCTATCCGGCCGAGGAGTATCACCAGGACTTCTTCGCGAAGAACCCCGGACAGGGCTACTGCCTGGCCGTGGCCGTGCCGAAGGTCAACAAGGTGCGCGCCCGCTTCGCGGAGTACGTCAAGGCCTGA
- a CDS encoding DUF6993 domain-containing protein, producing the protein MRRHQHETPSRLLVVASAVLLAASVTACTPGGAGPSASSSPTATVTAAPTAPSPTATPTPAPEIPGGDASANLERFTDVVEGVWDAGRSVAGRDYIDALVDAGFAKDAMEVTFDRTSVDDPADSIQFSVHIGTECLVGQVGPSVRGPITRVLPELPAENCLVGETRTIDW; encoded by the coding sequence GTGCGCCGACACCAACACGAGACCCCGTCCCGTCTGCTCGTCGTCGCTTCGGCTGTCCTCCTCGCGGCATCCGTGACCGCCTGCACACCGGGGGGTGCGGGCCCGTCGGCGAGCTCATCGCCGACGGCGACCGTCACGGCCGCACCCACGGCGCCGTCCCCGACCGCAACGCCCACTCCGGCGCCCGAGATCCCCGGAGGGGACGCGTCGGCCAACCTCGAGCGCTTCACCGACGTCGTCGAGGGTGTGTGGGATGCAGGCCGATCGGTCGCCGGTCGTGACTACATCGATGCGCTGGTCGATGCGGGTTTCGCAAAGGACGCCATGGAGGTCACGTTCGACCGAACTTCGGTGGACGATCCTGCAGACAGCATCCAGTTCTCCGTGCACATCGGGACGGAATGTCTCGTCGGTCAGGTCGGCCCGTCGGTGAGGGGTCCGATCACCCGTGTGCTCCCGGAGCTTCCGGCGGAGAACTGCCTGGTCGGAGAGACGCGCACCATCGACTGGTGA
- a CDS encoding YczE/YyaS/YitT family protein — protein sequence MLLRLIRLFLGLIVYGVGCALLVQAGVGLDPWTVLAEGLSLQTGIGIGWIVVILGAVVLLLWIPLRQRPGFGTIANILVVGTVMQGALEIIPPVEGFVWGVLVFLLGIAAIAVASAVYIGTRFGPGPRDGLMTGLHARLGWPIWLCRFIVEGTVLLTGWLLGGTVGLGTVLFAALIGPAVHLAMDLSARWETRRAPGTLVAS from the coding sequence ATGCTGTTGCGCCTGATCCGACTCTTCCTCGGCCTCATCGTGTACGGGGTGGGCTGCGCCCTCCTGGTGCAGGCCGGAGTCGGCCTCGATCCGTGGACCGTCCTGGCGGAAGGTCTCTCCCTCCAGACAGGAATCGGGATCGGGTGGATCGTGGTGATCCTGGGCGCCGTCGTCCTCCTCCTCTGGATCCCCCTGCGCCAGCGCCCGGGGTTCGGCACGATCGCCAACATCCTCGTGGTCGGCACGGTCATGCAGGGCGCATTGGAGATCATCCCGCCGGTCGAGGGCTTCGTCTGGGGCGTGCTCGTGTTCCTGCTCGGCATCGCCGCGATCGCCGTGGCATCCGCCGTCTACATCGGCACACGGTTCGGACCCGGTCCCCGTGACGGTCTCATGACGGGACTCCACGCGCGGCTGGGATGGCCGATCTGGCTCTGCCGCTTCATCGTGGAGGGCACCGTGCTCCTGACCGGGTGGCTGCTCGGAGGGACGGTCGGGCTCGGCACAGTCCTGTTCGCGGCGCTCATCGGACCGGCGGTGCACCTCGCGATGGACCTGTCGGCGCGCTGGGAGACGCGCCGCGCACCGGGGACGCTCGTGGCGTCCTGA
- the orn gene encoding oligoribonuclease has translation MAAENDRLVWIDCEMTGLDLSVDELVEVAVVITDFELNVLDPGFQIVIKPDASALENMNDFVTKMHESSGLLTEIPGGVSLADAEFQVLEYIQRFVPEGKAPLAGNTIGTDRMFLARYMPRVDRWLHYRNVDVSSVKELARRWYPRAYFNAPAKDGGHRALADIRESVRELAYYRDTVFVPAPGPSSDDARTAAAAAVSSFAAGV, from the coding sequence GTGGCAGCGGAGAACGACCGACTCGTCTGGATCGACTGCGAGATGACGGGGCTCGACCTGAGCGTCGACGAACTCGTCGAGGTCGCCGTCGTGATCACCGACTTCGAGCTGAACGTGCTCGATCCGGGATTCCAGATCGTGATCAAGCCCGATGCCTCGGCTCTCGAGAACATGAACGACTTCGTCACGAAGATGCACGAGTCCTCGGGTCTGCTGACCGAGATCCCGGGAGGTGTGAGCCTCGCCGACGCGGAGTTCCAGGTGCTCGAGTACATCCAGCGGTTCGTGCCCGAGGGCAAGGCTCCCCTGGCGGGCAACACGATCGGCACCGATCGGATGTTCCTGGCTCGCTACATGCCGCGCGTCGATCGGTGGCTCCACTACCGCAACGTCGACGTCTCCAGCGTGAAGGAGCTCGCCCGGCGCTGGTATCCGCGGGCATACTTCAACGCGCCCGCGAAGGACGGCGGTCACCGCGCCCTCGCCGACATCCGCGAGAGTGTGCGCGAGCTCGCGTACTACCGCGACACGGTCTTCGTCCCGGCACCCGGACCGTCCAGCGACGATGCGCGAACGGCCGCTGCGGCCGCGGTGTCGTCGTTCGCTGCCGGGGTGTAA
- a CDS encoding metallopeptidase family protein has translation MVELDAEAFEGLVSAEIDALPAEMLAGLDNVVFVVEDRPEDGSLDLLGLYDGLALTERDRYGLGELPDRIIVYREPHLDACDDLPQLRDEIHTTLVHEIAHFYGIDDARLHELGWA, from the coding sequence ATGGTCGAGTTGGATGCCGAGGCATTCGAGGGCCTCGTGTCCGCCGAGATCGATGCGCTCCCCGCCGAGATGCTCGCCGGACTCGACAACGTCGTGTTCGTGGTGGAGGACCGTCCTGAGGACGGCAGCCTCGATCTGCTGGGCTTGTACGACGGGCTCGCCCTCACCGAGCGCGACCGATACGGCCTCGGCGAGCTGCCTGACCGCATCATTGTGTACCGCGAGCCCCATCTGGACGCCTGCGACGACCTCCCCCAGCTGCGCGACGAGATCCACACCACCCTCGTCCACGAGATCGCCCACTTCTACGGCATCGACGACGCGCGCCTGCACGAGCTCGGGTGGGCGTGA
- a CDS encoding single-stranded DNA-binding protein, giving the protein MKDHITIVGNVGAEPELRRLADGTTIAALRVATQDRHLDTKSGEWVDGATSWYDVSAFRGLGENVLASIRRGQRVIVSGALTIRRWENGDRSGTSAEIVAAAIGPELKFGTTVFTGRPTVKTPAPTSPETPAEPVDATVASSSGWAPAPGEGPF; this is encoded by the coding sequence ATGAAGGACCACATCACGATCGTCGGCAACGTCGGCGCGGAACCTGAGCTGCGGCGCCTGGCCGACGGCACGACGATCGCGGCACTGCGGGTCGCGACCCAGGACCGGCACCTCGACACGAAGTCCGGAGAGTGGGTCGACGGAGCGACGAGCTGGTACGACGTCTCCGCGTTCCGCGGCCTCGGCGAGAACGTGCTCGCGTCGATCCGTCGAGGCCAGCGCGTGATCGTCTCGGGCGCGCTCACCATCCGACGGTGGGAGAACGGCGATCGCAGCGGAACCTCGGCCGAGATCGTCGCCGCCGCCATCGGGCCCGAGCTCAAGTTCGGCACCACGGTCTTCACCGGCCGGCCGACCGTCAAAACGCCGGCACCGACCTCACCGGAGACCCCGGCCGAGCCTGTGGACGCCACCGTCGCCTCATCGTCCGGCTGGGCGCCGGCGCCGGGGGAGGGGCCGTTCTGA